GCCTCGGCTGTCATCTTTGCCATATCCATGGCCCTGAAGTTCGGCTGGACGAAATGGGAGGAAGAGCCTTCTATTATGTTTGCAGGCTTTGAGATGGCGATCCCCGCAGCAGATGCAATAGTGTTTGCCTTTTCCTTTGCGTTCACAACAGCCTGCGAAAGGGCCTGAAGATAAAGCCTATCTCTCTCCTCGTCGGTGACTCCGAATGCTATCGAGCTGGACTGGTTGACCCCCTCTTTTACCGTCATGTCAAGGACATCGCTGACCTTCTTCAGAGCTTCCACAGTTACGCTTATGCTGTTTACTACGTTGTAGCCGGCCAGTGAGGCAACATTGTTTTTGTAGTCATAACGCGGGCTGATGTTGTAGTTGACCGTTTTTATCTTATCTTTCTTTATCCCCAGCGAAGCCAAAGTCTTATATACCCTGTCCATTTTTACGGCATTTTCGGCCTGTGCCGTTGCCGCATTTTTATTGAATGTGG
This portion of the Synergistaceae bacterium DZ-S4 genome encodes:
- a CDS encoding SIMPL domain-containing protein (The SIMPL domain is named for its presence in mouse protein SIMPL (signalling molecule that associates with mouse pelle-like kinase). Bacterial member BP26, from Brucella, was shown to assemble into a channel-like structure, while YggE from E. coli has been associated with resistance to oxidative stress.); translation: MMIFALIGAMVIGACPALSSAEQAKERKTITVQGSSSITAAPTIAYVSIGVTTFNKNAATAQAENAVKMDRVYKTLASLGIKKDKIKTVNYNISPRYDYKNNVASLAGYNVVNSISVTVEALKKVSDVLDMTVKEGVNQSSSIAFGVTDEERDRLYLQALSQAVVNAKEKANTIASAAGIAISKPANIIEGSSSHFVQPNFRAMDMAKMTAEAAPTPISEGELTIEASVTVIYDY